The following are encoded in a window of Thiohalobacter sp. IOR34 genomic DNA:
- a CDS encoding zinc ribbon-containing protein, whose protein sequence is MTDQPENSPGERLVQAYNRMMERLRAAIEEAEEKAIPTLEENLHAAQDKAVELGELSREEAERIATWLRRDLEAAGDFLARSGSELAAWLRFDVERVEERLLEMLFTVADRTRLELQRFEDRMQANAAYHTGEVTGPGVLRCVACGEELHFHHTGHIPPCPKCRGTEFRRAGEA, encoded by the coding sequence ATGACCGATCAACCAGAGAATTCACCCGGCGAACGTCTGGTCCAGGCCTACAACCGGATGATGGAGCGACTGCGCGCGGCCATCGAGGAGGCCGAGGAGAAGGCCATCCCCACCCTGGAGGAGAACCTGCATGCTGCCCAGGACAAGGCGGTGGAGCTGGGCGAGCTGAGCCGCGAGGAGGCGGAGCGCATCGCCACCTGGCTGCGCCGTGACCTGGAGGCGGCGGGCGACTTCCTGGCCCGCAGCGGCAGCGAGCTGGCGGCCTGGCTGCGCTTCGACGTGGAACGGGTCGAGGAGCGGTTGCTGGAGATGCTGTTCACCGTCGCCGACCGCACCCGCCTCGAACTGCAGCGGTTCGAGGACCGCATGCAGGCCAATGCCGCCTATCACACCGGCGAGGTGACCGGGCCGGGCGTGTTGCGCTGTGTCGCCTGCGGCGAAGAACTGCACTTCCATCATACCGGCCACATCCCGCCCTGCCCCAAGTGCCGCGGCACCGAGTTCCGCCGCGCCGGCGAGGCATGA
- a CDS encoding cytochrome b/b6 domain-containing protein — MSAAPLQRRLIWSAPLRLSHWLLAASTWGMLLSGWLLAHVAQYRTAALETHRALGWVLLLALGLRLYLLFSRPRSAAGWHDLLPDARTLAGALATLRCYLSLGRTPLPRWYAHNPLWAPLYLLLFGLLALQAASGWLQGGPDWGAELAGLHAPLALAIGGFALAHPMAAFCHDLKSGDSDVSAMIHGYRIFRLGQPATPLAGGIQRVPLSALRRPPGVGPDNPPTDPDQ; from the coding sequence ATGAGCGCAGCCCCACTGCAGCGGCGCCTGATCTGGTCCGCCCCGCTGCGCCTCAGCCACTGGCTGCTGGCGGCCTCGACCTGGGGGATGCTGCTGAGCGGCTGGCTGCTCGCCCATGTGGCGCAGTACCGGACGGCGGCGCTGGAGACCCACCGTGCGCTCGGCTGGGTGCTGCTGCTGGCGCTCGGCCTGCGGCTCTATCTGCTGTTCAGCCGGCCGCGCTCGGCCGCCGGCTGGCACGATCTGCTGCCGGATGCGAGGACGCTCGCCGGGGCGCTCGCCACCTTGCGCTGCTACCTCAGTCTGGGCCGGACACCCCTGCCGCGCTGGTATGCCCACAATCCCCTGTGGGCGCCACTCTACCTGCTGCTGTTCGGGCTGCTGGCCCTGCAGGCGGCCAGTGGCTGGCTGCAGGGCGGACCGGACTGGGGAGCCGAACTGGCCGGCCTGCATGCGCCCCTCGCCCTGGCAATCGGTGGCTTTGCCCTGGCCCACCCGATGGCCGCCTTCTGCCACGACCTGAAGAGCGGCGACAGCGACGTATCGGCCATGATCCACGGCTACCGCATCTTCCGCCTCGGCCAGCCAGCCACACCCCTGGCGGGCGGCATCCAGCGGGTTCCCCTCTCGGCCCTGCGGCGCCCGCCCGGGGTCGGTCCCGATAACCCCCCAACTGATCCGGATCAATGA
- a CDS encoding HPP family protein, with translation MNKLQRLRRFLALEPENVSPAEKLVSTLGGFTGIFLIAWISYQVTGASGAALIVPSMGASAVLLFAVPHGRLSQPWALIGGHLISALIGVSCYQWIPDTFLAAGLAVGLAIGAMHLLGCIHPPGGATALAAVIGGPAIHALGYQYALTPIGINTLVILVTAIVFNSLFPWRRYPVSLMRFTEAPPPPSAAAAAAPIDRRHIEQALNDMDLIVDLTTEDLERLFTLALEHAERQRLTPEQIRVGHFYTNGRHGAEWAVREVIDEDPHEDPEQDLVVYRTVEGRGLHSADSCTRREFARWAARELLPAQD, from the coding sequence TTGAACAAGCTGCAACGCCTGCGTCGCTTTCTCGCCCTCGAACCCGAAAACGTCAGCCCCGCCGAGAAACTGGTCTCCACCCTCGGCGGATTCACCGGCATCTTCCTCATCGCCTGGATCAGCTACCAGGTCACCGGCGCCAGCGGCGCCGCCCTGATCGTGCCCTCGATGGGCGCCTCGGCGGTGCTGCTGTTCGCCGTGCCCCATGGCCGGCTGTCCCAGCCCTGGGCGCTGATCGGCGGTCATCTGATCTCGGCACTGATCGGCGTCAGCTGCTATCAGTGGATACCCGACACCTTTCTCGCCGCCGGCCTGGCGGTGGGCCTGGCGATCGGCGCCATGCACCTGCTCGGTTGCATCCACCCGCCGGGCGGCGCCACCGCGCTGGCGGCGGTGATCGGCGGGCCGGCCATTCACGCCCTCGGTTACCAGTACGCGCTGACGCCGATCGGCATCAACACGCTGGTGATCCTGGTCACCGCCATCGTCTTCAACAGCCTGTTCCCCTGGCGGCGCTATCCGGTCAGCCTGATGCGCTTCACCGAGGCGCCACCTCCGCCCAGCGCAGCGGCAGCGGCAGCGCCGATCGACCGGCGGCACATCGAACAGGCGCTGAACGACATGGACCTGATCGTCGACCTGACCACCGAGGACCTGGAACGGCTGTTCACCCTGGCCCTGGAACACGCCGAACGCCAGCGTCTCACCCCCGAGCAGATCCGCGTCGGCCACTTCTACACCAACGGCCGGCACGGCGCCGAGTGGGCAGTACGCGAGGTGATCGACGAGGATCCACACGAGGACCCGGAGCAGGATCTGGTGGTCTACCGCACGGTGGAAGGCCGCGGCCTGCACAGCGCGGACAGCTGCACCCGCAGGGAGTTCGCCCGCTGGGCGGCACGCGAGCTGCTGCCCGCTCAGGACTGA
- the lnt gene encoding apolipoprotein N-acyltransferase, which produces MEQTPGSSRLAAWRPLALSGLCGALLVLAFAPFGLWPLAPLGLAGWLGLFAGLKPRQAFWSGWLFGLGLFGGGVNWVHISIHQYGHSPLPAALAVTLLLIAYLALFPALAAGLARRLAPGRPGFRLLLLVFPSLWVLTEWLRGWLFTGFPWLNPGYSQIDAPLSGFAPLLGVYGLDWLLALSAGLLVYLLSRRGRLRWAAAGLLLLIWLAGSGLRGLSWTEPAGAPLRLSLIQGNISQELKWVRSQRQATLARYLEMTRREWAEWQPRLVIWPETAIPAFYHEVEDGFLAALRAEAADAGSDLLTGVPVLDRESWRYYNAVINLEAPTGFYYKRHLVPFGEYLPLREWLGGLLQVMPLPVADFSAGEGPPLLTAAGQPVGMSICYEVIFGEELLDALPEAGLLVNVSNDAWFGDSLAPHQHLEMARMRALETGRYLLRATNTGISAVIAPDGRLSARSPQFQPAVVRDTVRPYRGTTPYVKSGNGPLFALLVLLLSAAARRGRGA; this is translated from the coding sequence ATGGAGCAGACGCCGGGCAGTTCCCGCCTCGCCGCCTGGCGGCCGCTGGCCCTGTCGGGACTCTGCGGTGCGCTGCTGGTCCTCGCCTTCGCCCCCTTCGGTCTCTGGCCGCTGGCACCGCTTGGCCTCGCCGGCTGGCTCGGGCTGTTTGCCGGACTGAAGCCGCGCCAGGCCTTCTGGAGCGGCTGGCTGTTCGGCCTGGGACTGTTCGGTGGCGGGGTCAACTGGGTGCACATCAGCATCCACCAGTACGGCCACAGCCCCTTGCCGGCGGCGCTGGCGGTGACCCTGCTGCTGATCGCCTACCTGGCCCTGTTTCCGGCGCTGGCCGCAGGCCTGGCCCGGCGGCTGGCCCCCGGGCGTCCGGGGTTTCGCCTGCTGCTGCTGGTCTTTCCCTCGCTCTGGGTGCTCACCGAATGGCTGCGTGGCTGGCTGTTCACCGGCTTCCCCTGGCTCAATCCCGGCTACAGCCAGATCGATGCGCCTCTGTCCGGTTTCGCCCCCCTGCTCGGCGTCTACGGTCTCGACTGGCTGCTGGCGCTGTCCGCCGGCCTGCTGGTCTATCTGCTGAGCCGGCGTGGGCGGTTGCGCTGGGCGGCGGCCGGGCTGTTGCTGCTGATCTGGCTGGCCGGCTCAGGGTTGCGTGGCCTGTCCTGGACGGAACCGGCTGGCGCGCCGCTGCGCCTGTCGCTGATCCAGGGCAACATCTCCCAGGAACTGAAATGGGTGCGCAGCCAGCGCCAGGCTACCCTGGCCCGCTACCTGGAGATGACCCGCCGCGAGTGGGCCGAGTGGCAGCCGCGCCTGGTGATCTGGCCGGAAACCGCCATCCCCGCCTTCTATCACGAGGTCGAGGACGGCTTCCTGGCGGCCCTGCGTGCCGAGGCGGCAGACGCCGGCAGCGATCTGCTGACAGGGGTGCCGGTGCTGGACCGCGAGAGCTGGCGCTACTACAACGCGGTGATCAACCTCGAGGCGCCGACCGGTTTCTACTACAAGCGCCATCTGGTGCCCTTCGGCGAATACCTGCCGCTGCGCGAGTGGCTCGGTGGACTGCTGCAGGTGATGCCGCTGCCAGTGGCCGATTTCAGCGCCGGCGAGGGGCCGCCGCTGCTGACGGCGGCCGGCCAGCCGGTGGGGATGTCCATCTGCTACGAGGTGATCTTCGGCGAGGAGCTGCTCGATGCCCTGCCCGAGGCCGGCCTGCTGGTCAATGTCAGCAACGATGCCTGGTTCGGCGATTCGCTGGCACCGCATCAGCATCTGGAGATGGCGCGCATGCGGGCGCTGGAGACCGGCCGCTATCTGTTGCGCGCCACCAATACCGGAATCAGCGCGGTGATCGCCCCCGACGGTCGGTTGAGCGCCCGCAGTCCGCAGTTCCAGCCGGCGGTGGTCCGCGATACCGTCCGTCCCTACCGCGGCACCACCCCCTATGTGAAAAGCGGCAACGGGCCTCTGTTCGCCCTGCTGGTGCTGCTGCTGAGCGCCGCCGCGCGGCGCGGGAGGGGGGCATGA
- a CDS encoding transporter associated domain-containing protein, producing MNEDRSSNGSAHRGWLERLSQVLMTEPKDRQQLIELLRDAQRRNLFDADALAMIEGVLQVSEMQVRDIMIPRAQMVVVNRDDRPEDILPVIIQSGHSRFPVIGDNRDEVVGILLAKDMLRYRLHEDERFDIREVMRPAVFIPESKRLNVLLKEFRASRNHIAIVVDEYGGVAGMVTIEDVLEQIVGEITDEHDVEEGAFILKRSDTEYMIKALTPIEDFNEYFGTHLDAEAFDTIGGLIAREFGHLPKRGETLQLDGMTFKVVRADNRRIHMLALELPQPPAARADAG from the coding sequence ATGAACGAAGACCGATCTAGTAACGGTTCCGCCCATCGCGGCTGGCTCGAGCGCCTGAGCCAGGTGTTGATGACGGAACCGAAGGACCGGCAGCAGCTGATCGAGCTGCTGCGTGATGCCCAGCGTCGCAACCTGTTCGATGCCGACGCCCTGGCCATGATCGAGGGCGTGCTCCAGGTCTCGGAGATGCAGGTGCGCGACATCATGATCCCACGGGCGCAGATGGTGGTGGTCAACCGCGACGACCGGCCGGAAGACATCCTGCCGGTGATCATCCAGTCCGGCCATTCCCGCTTCCCGGTGATCGGCGACAACCGCGACGAGGTGGTCGGCATCCTGCTGGCCAAGGACATGCTGCGTTACCGCCTGCACGAGGACGAGAGGTTCGATATCCGTGAGGTGATGCGCCCTGCGGTGTTCATTCCGGAGAGCAAGCGACTCAACGTGCTGCTCAAGGAATTCCGTGCCAGCCGCAACCACATCGCCATCGTGGTCGACGAATACGGCGGCGTGGCCGGCATGGTGACCATCGAGGACGTGCTGGAGCAGATCGTCGGCGAGATCACCGACGAGCATGACGTCGAGGAGGGCGCCTTCATCCTCAAGCGTTCCGACACCGAGTACATGATCAAGGCGCTGACCCCGATCGAGGATTTCAACGAGTACTTCGGCACCCATCTCGACGCCGAGGCCTTCGACACCATCGGCGGGCTCATCGCCCGCGAGTTCGGCCATCTGCCCAAACGTGGCGAGACGCTGCAGCTGGATGGCATGACCTTCAAGGTGGTGCGGGCCGACAACCGCCGCATCCACATGCTGGCCCTGGAGCTGCCGCAGCCGCCGGCCGCCCGGGCCGACGCCGGCTGA
- the ybeY gene encoding rRNA maturation RNase YbeY: MAEPQPAGGGLRVELQHAQQVAAVPDDAALRRWAQAAWLHPGRAAEVTVRIVDAAESAELNRTYRHREGPTNVLSFPFEAPPGVELPLLGDLVICAPVVARQAAGQGKTLEAHWAHMLVHGMLHLQGYDHMTAEEAGRMEGLECEILARLGYANPYEQ; this comes from the coding sequence ATGGCTGAGCCGCAGCCTGCCGGTGGCGGCCTGCGGGTCGAGTTGCAGCACGCCCAGCAGGTGGCGGCGGTTCCGGACGATGCCGCGCTGCGGCGCTGGGCCCAGGCCGCCTGGCTGCATCCCGGCCGGGCGGCCGAGGTCACGGTGCGCATCGTCGACGCGGCGGAGAGCGCCGAGCTCAACCGGACCTACCGCCATCGCGAGGGCCCGACCAACGTGCTCTCCTTCCCCTTCGAGGCCCCGCCCGGTGTCGAACTGCCGCTGCTCGGCGACCTGGTGATCTGTGCCCCGGTGGTGGCGCGCCAGGCCGCCGGGCAGGGCAAGACGCTGGAGGCCCACTGGGCGCACATGCTGGTGCACGGCATGCTCCACCTGCAGGGTTACGATCACATGACGGCGGAGGAGGCCGGGCGCATGGAAGGGCTTGAATGCGAAATCCTCGCCCGGTTAGGCTACGCGAATCCGTATGAGCAATGA
- a CDS encoding PhoH family protein: MSQKPAAYDFTLEPADNARLANVCGQFDENLRQIEGRLGVEINNRGNRFHVIGEAAAARRAGDVLRCLYRDAAGQALTPERLHLYLQQAEAEAAAGDAEPARPEVVIRTRIGEIRGRGPNQRRYLASIAEQDLSFGIGPAGTGKTWLAVASAVQALEREQVRRLILVRPAVEAGERLGFLPGDMAQKVDPYLRPLYDALYEMLGFDRVSKLIERNVIEVAPLAFMRGRTLNDAFIILDEAQNTTIEQMKMFLTRIGFGATAVVTGDVTQVDLPRGTASGLRHVVEVLKDVEGVSFTFFSARDVVRHPLVQRIVGAYARHEASGGQDDG; encoded by the coding sequence TTGAGCCAGAAACCCGCAGCCTACGACTTCACCCTGGAACCGGCCGACAACGCGCGGCTGGCCAATGTCTGTGGCCAGTTCGACGAGAACCTGCGCCAGATCGAGGGACGGCTCGGGGTGGAGATCAACAACCGTGGCAACCGCTTCCACGTCATCGGCGAGGCCGCCGCGGCGCGGCGGGCCGGGGATGTGCTGCGTTGCCTGTACCGTGACGCCGCCGGCCAGGCGCTGACCCCGGAACGGCTGCATCTCTACCTGCAGCAGGCCGAGGCAGAGGCGGCCGCCGGGGACGCGGAGCCGGCCCGGCCGGAGGTGGTGATCCGCACCCGCATCGGCGAGATCCGCGGGCGCGGCCCCAACCAGCGGCGCTACCTGGCGAGCATCGCCGAGCAGGATCTCAGTTTCGGCATCGGTCCGGCCGGTACCGGCAAGACCTGGCTGGCGGTGGCCAGCGCGGTCCAGGCCCTGGAGCGCGAGCAGGTGCGGCGGCTGATCCTGGTGCGCCCGGCGGTGGAGGCCGGCGAACGGCTCGGCTTCCTGCCCGGCGACATGGCGCAGAAGGTCGATCCCTATCTGCGGCCGCTGTACGACGCCCTCTACGAGATGCTCGGCTTCGACCGGGTCAGCAAGCTGATCGAGCGCAACGTGATCGAGGTTGCGCCACTGGCCTTCATGCGCGGCCGGACCCTGAACGATGCCTTCATCATCCTCGACGAGGCGCAGAACACCACCATCGAACAGATGAAGATGTTCCTGACCCGCATCGGCTTCGGTGCCACTGCGGTGGTGACCGGGGACGTCACCCAGGTCGACCTGCCGCGCGGCACCGCCTCCGGGCTGCGTCACGTGGTGGAGGTGCTGAAGGACGTGGAGGGCGTCAGCTTCACCTTTTTCAGCGCCCGCGACGTAGTGCGACATCCCCTGGTGCAGCGCATCGTCGGCGCCTATGCGCGGCACGAGGCGTCCGGGGGGCAGGACGATGGCTGA